A region from the Pelobates fuscus isolate aPelFus1 chromosome 1, aPelFus1.pri, whole genome shotgun sequence genome encodes:
- the LOC134589957 gene encoding gastricsin-like → MKPIIFIFICLHLSEGLVRVPLKRYKSIRETMKEKGVLEEFVKTHKREPGIKYNLLQQNDFGVVYEPMYLDTYYFGEISIGTPPQNFLVAFDTGSSNLWVASSYCQSQACTNHPLFNPSQSSTYTSNNQQFSMWYGSGSMTGILGYDTVTVQGLSIQNQELGLSVTEPSSFFYYSKFDGIFGMAYQTLSAGGATTAVQGLIQQNLIPEPVFSFYLTGQSGEVIFGGVDSSLYSGQISWTPVTQEIYWQIAIEEFSVNGQATGWCSQGCQGIVDTGTPLLTIPQQYLSSLLQSIGAQQAENGNYIVNCNNVQSLPPISFTIGGTQLSIPPSGYILQMNGYCVVGFEETYLPSRNGQPLWILGDVFLRQYYSVYDFGNNQVGFAAMA, encoded by the exons ATGAAGCCGATCATCTTCATATTCATTTGTCTACATCTCTCAGAGGGACTAGTGAG agtcCCTCTGAAGAGATATAAATCCATTCGAGAGACTATGAAAGAGAAAGGTGTTCTGGAGGAGTTTgtgaagacacacaaaagggaacCAGGCATAAAATATAACTTGCTCCAACAGAATGACTTTGGTGTAGTCTATGAGCCTATGTACTTGGAT ACATATTACTTTGGTGAAATCAGTATTGGAACACCACCCCAAAACTTTTTGGTTGCCTTTGACACTGGTTCATCAAATCTTTGGGTGGCTTCTTCATATTGCCAAAGCCAAGCCTGCA ccaATCACCCGTTGTTCAATCCCAGCCAATCCTCCACTTATACCTCCAATAACCAACAGTTTTCCATGTGGTATGGCAGTGGCAGCATGACCGGCATACTAGGATATGACACAGTGACA GTTCAAGGATTGTCCATACAGAACCAGGAACTGGGTCTGAGTGTGACTGAGCCAAGTAGCTTCTTCTACTATTCCAAATTCGATGGTATCTTTGGGATGGCCTATCAGACATTGTCAGCAGGAGGTGCGACCACTGCAGTGCAAGGACTAATCCAGCAGAATCTGATCCCAGAGCCAGTCTTCAGCTTCTACCTGACAGG TCAGTCAGGGGAAGTGATCTTTGGTGGAGTAGACAGCAGCCTTTATTCTGGACAGATTTCCTGGACTCCGGTCACTCAGGAGATCTATTGGCAGATAGCTATTGAAGA GTTTTCTGTTAATGGTCAGGCCACTGGCTGGTGCAGTCAAGGATGCCAAGGCATCGTCGATACTGGAACCCCTCTTTTAACTATTCCACAGCAATATCTGAGCTCCCTTCTTCAGTCCATTGGTGCTCAGCAAGCAGAGAATGGAAAC taTATAGTCAACTGCAACAATGTACAGAGCCTTCCTCCCATCAGCTTTACCATCGGTGGAACCCAGTTATCAATTCCACCTTCTGGATATATTCTTCAG ATGAATGGATATTGTGTTGTCGGGTTTGAGGAAACCTATCTGCCTTCCCGTAATGGACAGCCACTCTGGATTCTGGGAGACGTCTTCCTTCGTCAGTACTACTCTGTCTATGACTTTGGGAACAACCAGGTTGGCTTTGCTGCCATGGCATAA